GTATCTGACTGGGATAATATAAAAGAATCATATGGTTTCACTGTAGGACCTGGTTTAGAAATAAGACCCTCTGATGGAGTTGAACTAACCATCGGAACCTACATCATCGATGCAAAACCAGGGTCATTCTTCTATAATGTAAAAGACCTTGATGAAGTATATCTTAATTTTAAGTATAGTTTTTAAATATATCTATTTTTTGAATCTATGCCTGAAAATAGAATATATAGATATCCCATAGAATCGATAAACAGGTTTATTATTTAAGTAAATTGTTGAAATTGCAGGGATTATGTAAGAAGCGTTCCTAAGCTTAAAGGCAATTCCAAATTCAATTGTTCTAAAATATTGTGTATTGATATAGTCATAAATTTTGAAATTCAAAACTTCATTGATATCAAAAGAGTTATAGTAAATTGAGAAATAGGGGACAAATCTATACACTTCCTTGCTAATCGAACCCCCAAATCTTTTATTAAAGAGTTTTATTTCCTGAGAAAAGATATTAATGAAAATATTTTGACCGGCACCAATTGCCATATCAAAAAGGGTAAACTTCCTTGGTGTAACTTGATATCGTAAGCCGAATTCATATAGGTATGGGAAAAGAGAAGCTTTTATGAAGCCTTCAAAGTTATATCTCATTCCGCATGTTAATTTAAGGCTAACTCTAAATGAAGGTGGATTTTTACGATCAAATGTGTCTGCGGTTATATTTTCTACCCCTCCAGTAATTGCTAATTCTCCCCTATCAAGAGTTCTACCCAACTCAAAGTAATTAGTTATACAACGTTTAAATAAAAGTAATAAAATAGATAAAACAAAAATACAAATTTTTCTTTTCATTTTTTGTTACCTCTTATACATATTTAAAATATATAAAATACTGGATTTAATATGTATTATAAATTTTCATCAGTAAACGCTATTCAAAATGTGACTTTTAAACCATAACGCTTTCCTGACCAGAGTCTATAACAAATAAACAAGTAGAATTAATTGTCTCAGATACTTTATGCATAAAATCGCAGTTAATCTCCCGTGGCATACCAAAAATATTTATATCCCCCTTGTCGCATTTTTCTAACACCTCAAAAAACGCTCCCTCATAAATTAGAAGTTCTGTATTGGACGGCATTCGGGCGTAATCAAGAAGTCTGGCGAATATTTTTTCAGTCAATTTTCTTTCTTCCAAATTTTTCACCACTGAGATAATATTTATTATTCCCTCCCAATTTCGCTGAAGTTGAATTGCCAATAACAGAGATAGATTACGATTAGGACTTTTTGTCCTCATCCAGACATTGATCTTCTGCTTTTCACCAAATCCAATTTTTGGATGTAATGAAAGTATGCAAATTCCAAGGCTTTCTCTTTTACATATTGCTATCATCTGCTCCAGTCGCTCATCTTTTGATCTATCACTACTCATGGTCATAAATACCATATTGGGTGGGAAAAACATGCTTTTCAAAGTCTGTGTAATTATAGAAAATCCCTCTAAGAAGTGTTGGCTTTCGATAATACCGTATGAAGTAAAAATACCCTGGCTTTTTATAGGCTCTATTAATTCTTCCATATCTTTTTCAAGTTTTTCACTTTCCCTCAATTCATCATCGTGTATCACAATTTTTTCTTTCTTTTTAAAGTAACTAATTAGAGTTTTAATCCGGCTTTCGGGGGTCTTTTCTATAATATTTATTGAAAATAGCCTGAGTGTGCCACTGGGGAAAACAATATCTTTTATAAATTCCATCATACCTTTCCAGGTTGCAGGATCTTCTATAGGCACCATCATATTGGGTTTCCATGATTTTGCATGCTGAGGCATACGCGAAGCTGCCTTAGCAGCCCACTCAGCAAGAGCATTGAACAGACTTACTCTCACATCTCCCCATGGAGTTACGAGTCCTCTTTTTACCTGAATGATATAGAAAGCGATGATCAACACAAAAGCAATACCAGCAAAAACTGGATCAATCAAAAACATCACTATTACACTCCATATCGATCCAATAAGTGGGAAAATCAAAGGCGCACTAAATTTTGGTCTAAAAGATGGGATTTTTACAAGCTTTTCGATTGTTACAGCTACGTTTATAGTACCGTAGGTAATTAAAAAGAACATAGTCAAAAGGGGTGCTATTGTATTCAAATCCCATAGCAAAAGGCAGGCTTCAATAAAAAGAACAGTAAATATCAAAGAATTTCTTGGTTCACCCCCTTTTGTCTTTTTTGAGAAAAACTTTGGAAATGGTATTATTTTATCTCTTCCAAGTGTCATCAGTGTTCTCGGAGCACCCACAACACTTCCCATCGCTGATGAAAGTGTAGCAGAAAATATTCCTGCCAGCACCAGCTCCTTCCATTTCGCAATATCAAGCATAATCGTATAATTATTAAGTAACTCCTGTTCAGATGCATTCCTGCCAAGAAAAAAAGCCGATACCATATATATAATCATAGTAATAAAAATAGCTGATAATATTCCCAGCGGTAGAGATTTCTTAGCATCTTTCACATCACCTGACATTGCAGCGCCCGCCTCAATACCTGTTACGGCAGGGAAAAACAATGCGAAAACTTGCCAAAATGAAGCTTTTTCAAAACTACCCCAGAGGATTATATTACCATTATGCGATCCCCCTGCAAAAAATGAAATTAAAGATAGTGTAATTACTGCAAATACTATATAATAAATCTTTGCGACAAATTTCACACTGATATAACTTGATATAAAGACAAACAATAGAACCAGAGATGCAACAAGTTTTGCATTGTGATCAGGGAAAATTGATAACCAAGCCTCGGTAAAACCTGTGATATACAGTGCTCCACCCAGTGCTTGGGACATATAAAGTGGCACTCCAATCGCTCCACCTACTTCTAATCCAAGAGATTTCGAAATTATTGCATAGGATCCTCCAGAACCAATCCTCTCATTTGTAACTATTGAGGCAATGCTTAACCCTGTCGTTATTGTTACTACTTTGGCAAGAAGCACTATAATCAATGCACCGACAATACCTGCATTACCGACAACCCAGCCCATTCTTAAATAGAGGATAACGCCTATTATGGTCAAATAGGTAGGTAAAAATATTCCATTGAATGTACCCAGCTTTCTTTTCTCGTTCATTTAATAAATTTCTACCAATAGACAGGTTATT
This DNA window, taken from Candidatus Neomarinimicrobiota bacterium, encodes the following:
- a CDS encoding Na-K-Cl cotransporter, with the translated sequence MNEKRKLGTFNGIFLPTYLTIIGVILYLRMGWVVGNAGIVGALIIVLLAKVVTITTGLSIASIVTNERIGSGGSYAIISKSLGLEVGGAIGVPLYMSQALGGALYITGFTEAWLSIFPDHNAKLVASLVLLFVFISSYISVKFVAKIYYIVFAVITLSLISFFAGGSHNGNIILWGSFEKASFWQVFALFFPAVTGIEAGAAMSGDVKDAKKSLPLGILSAIFITMIIYMVSAFFLGRNASEQELLNNYTIMLDIAKWKELVLAGIFSATLSSAMGSVVGAPRTLMTLGRDKIIPFPKFFSKKTKGGEPRNSLIFTVLFIEACLLLWDLNTIAPLLTMFFLITYGTINVAVTIEKLVKIPSFRPKFSAPLIFPLIGSIWSVIVMFLIDPVFAGIAFVLIIAFYIIQVKRGLVTPWGDVRVSLFNALAEWAAKAASRMPQHAKSWKPNMMVPIEDPATWKGMMEFIKDIVFPSGTLRLFSINIIEKTPESRIKTLISYFKKKEKIVIHDDELRESEKLEKDMEELIEPIKSQGIFTSYGIIESQHFLEGFSIITQTLKSMFFPPNMVFMTMSSDRSKDERLEQMIAICKRESLGICILSLHPKIGFGEKQKINVWMRTKSPNRNLSLLLAIQLQRNWEGIINIISVVKNLEERKLTEKIFARLLDYARMPSNTELLIYEGAFFEVLEKCDKGDINIFGMPREINCDFMHKVSETINSTCLFVIDSGQESVMV